The Manihot esculenta cultivar AM560-2 chromosome 11, M.esculenta_v8, whole genome shotgun sequence genome includes a region encoding these proteins:
- the LOC110626515 gene encoding uncharacterized protein LOC110626515 isoform X2: protein MDVYILFYLRVTSSSVWVNLPAAASLIILLRYFSLDYEMRRKAIVYNNKHHSSNSFSQNIIPEHTRVLGKSDWRRKVNSPVVEDAIDHFTRHLVSEWVTDLWYSRLTPDREGPEELVQIMNSVLGEFSNRMRNINLIDLLTRDLINLICAHLELFRASQAKNEKLLSGLVSIEQRDKELRLVLADENRLHPALFSAEAEHKVLQHLMDGLISFTFNPEDLKCSFFRYIVRELLACAVMRPVLNLASPRFINERIENLVISKTNKGVAAVQEVSQSKPNGSSKIPSDQFSRFLDPTGTGVELVQLKTDHSKRGTGEPELDNVNGTRISKDPLLSVDTRSSRAWSSLPLNSQIKDEGGLQRHHSGGEWGDVLDRFSRRKTAALAPENFENMWTKGRNYQKKEGVKVIEQVPQNSSVNKPATADRSKMPKLKEKHGVAKLDSPPADNGQTHSNQSTVENPYHQMDQNLSNHSLYTSYHEDDEQCFMHLNENESGSVSPYTSEEEDPSSITGLDDPGTKVWDRKTNRNLAVSPIHHPLENPGHHATRKTSRGQALYERLSGTESGRKRSRSSTQKLHVWQEIERTSFLSGDGQDILSSKGHSKADESSDDSEVEGLDRANGGATACSSTPSASISENHSSAVHSLKNSLMVDSFFKLRCEVLGANIVKSASRTFAVYSISVADVNNNSWSIKRRFRHFEELHRRLKEYAEYNLHLPPKHFLSTGLDMPVIQERCKLLDIYLKKLLQLPTISGSIEVWDFLSVDSQTYFFSNSFSIIETLSVDLDDKPSEMSRKASHPTGPVSNSISTKRDQLGTDHKDSSLQTKHNFVADGVKMSPKYTSHSPVKRPGKECGKSLEDSGSDSDTQKNVSVRNLGKIVEGRQTDGLEQTSELIHDTASDPTLPTEWVPPNITAPILGLVDVIFQLQDGGWIRRKAFWVAKQILQLGMGDALDDWLIEKIQLLRTGSVVASGIKRVEQILWPDGIFITKHPKRRPPSAPNSSHSSPHGQQPMDASSPKLSSPLGHQPTEISSPRPSDDQLKYEADRRAKFVYELMIDNAPSAIVGLVGRKEYEQCAKDLYFFLQSSVCLKQLAFDLLELLLLSAFPELDHVFRQLHEEKHRFGDFNPNK, encoded by the exons ATGGAcgtttatattttattctatttgcgAG TGACAAGCTCCTCAGTTTGGGTCAACTTGCCAGCTGCTGCCTCCTTAATAATTCTCCTCCGATATTTCTCCCTAGATTATGAAATGCGGAGGAAAGCTATTGTATACAACAACAAACATCACTCATCAAATTCATTTTCTCAAAACATCATTCCTGAGCATACTAGAGTTCTTGGAAAGTCTGACTGGAGAAGAAAAGTGAATTCCCCTGTTGTTGAGGATGCAATTGATCACTTCACTAGACATTTAGTCTCTGAGTGGGTGACGGATCTGTGGTATTCTCGCCTAACTCCAGATAGAGAAGGTCCAGAGGAACTGGTGCAGATAATGAATAGCGTTCTTGGGGAATTTTCGAATCGCATGAGAAATATAAATCTTATTGATCTGTTGACTAG GGATCTTATTAATCTCATCTGTGCCCACTTGGAGCTTTTTCGAGCTAGTCAAGCAAAAAATGAAAAGCTTCTTTCTGGATTGGTGTCTATTGAACAGCGAGACAAGGAACTGCGACTTGTCCTGGCTGATGAGAACAGATTGCACCCTGCTTTATTTTCTGCTGAAGCAGAGCACAAG GTTTTACAGCATCTGATGGATGGTCTCATTTCGTTCACATTCAATCCAGAAGATCTAAAGTGCTCTTTTTTCCGTTATATAGTAAGGGAACTTCTTGCTTGTGCAGTAATGCGACCCGTACTAAATTTAGCTAGTCCAAG GTTTATAAATGAAAGGATTGAAAATTTGGTCATTTCTAAGACTAATAAAGGAGTTGCTGCAGTGCAAGAGGTGTCTCAATCCAAACCCAATGGATCTTCCAAGATCCCATCTGATCAATTTTCCAGGTTTCTAGATCCCACTGGTACTGGCGTTGAACTTGTGCAGTTAAAAACTGATCATTCCAAAAGGGGAACAGGTGAACCTGAGTTGGATAATGTGAATGGAACACGTATCTCAAAAGATCCATTGCTTTCTGTTGATACTCGATCTTCCCGTGCATGGAGCTCACTGCCTTTGAATTCCCAAATTAAGGATGAAGGAGGGCTTCAGCGGCACCATTCAGGAGGAGAATGGGGTGATGTGTTGGACAGATTTTCTCGTAGAAAGACTGCAGCCCTTGCacctgaaaattttgaaaatatgtgGACAAAAGGAAGAAACTACCAAAAGAAAGAAGGCGTGAAGGTAATTGAGCAAGTCCCACAAAATTCTTCTGTGAATAAACCAGCTACAGCGGATCGATCAAAGATGCCTAAACTCAAGGAAAAGCATGGGGTGGCCAAACTTGATTCCCCTCCTGCAGATAATGGTCAGACTCATTCTAATCAGTCTACAGTGGAGAACCCATATCATCAAATGGATCAGAACTTGTCAAATCATTCTTTATATACTTCATATCATGAAGATGATGAGCAATGCTTCATGCATTTGAATGAGAATGAATCTGGCAGTGTTAGTCCTTATACATCTGAAGAGGAAGATCCAAGCAGTATCACAGGCCTTGATGATCCTGGAACTAAAGTTTGGGATCGTAAAACAAATAGAAATTTGGCTGTTTCCCCCATTCATCATCCACTTGAAAATCCTGGACACCATGCTACAAGGAAGACTAGTAGAGGGCAGGCTCTTTATGAAAGATTATCTGGAACAGAGTCTGGCAGGAAAAGGTCAAGATCAAGCACTCAGAAGTTGCATGTTTGGCAAGAGATTGAGAGGACAAGCTTCTTGTCTGGGGATGGTCAGGATATACTTAGTTCAAAAGGACATTCTAAAGCTGATGAATCTAGTGATGATTCTGAGGTTGAAGGTTTAGATAGGGCTAATGGTGGGGCAACTGCTTGTTCATCTACACCGTCTGCTTCTATTTCAGAGAATCATAGTTCAGCTGTCCATTCCTTGAAAAATTCATTGATGGTGGATTCTTTTTTTAAGTTGAGATGCGAG GTTTTGGGTGCAAATATTGTGAAGAGTGCTTCTAGAACATTTGCTGTGTATTCTATTTCTGTTGCAGATGTAAATAATAATAGTTGGTCAATCAAAAGAAG GTTTCGACATTTTGAGGAGTTGCACCGCCGTCTAAAAGAGTATGCGGAGTATAATCTTCACTTGCCACCGAAGCATTTTTTGTCAACAGGTTTAGACATGCCTGTCATTCAAGAAAGGTGTAAATTGCTCGATATATATCTCAAG AAGCTCCTGCAACTTCCTACAATTTCGGGATCTATTGAAGTTTGGGACTTTCTTAGTGTTGATTCTCAG ACATATTTTTTCTCAAACTCCTTTTCCATCATTGAGACATTGTCAG TTGACCTTGATGACAAGCCATCTGAAATGAGTAGAAAGGCCTCACATCCTACGGGGCCTGTTAGCAATTCCATATCTACCAAGAGGGACCAGTTAGGCACAGACCACAAGGATTCTTCATTACAGACGAAACATAATTTTGTCGCAGATGGGGTAAAGATGAGTCCAAAATACACATCCCATTCTCCGGTTAAAAGGCCTGGTAAAGAATGTGGAAAGTCATTAGAGGATTCAGGCAGTGACTCAGATACCCAAAAAAATGTGTCTGTTAGAAACTTGGGGAAGATTGTAGAAGGAAGACAGACTGATGGTTTAGAGCAGACATCAGAGTTGATTCATGATACTGCCAGTGATCCTACCCTTCCTACGGAG TGGGTGCCACCAAACATAACTGCCCCTATACTAGGCTTGGTAGATGTCATTTTCCAACTACAAGATGGTGGATGGATCAG GAGGAAAGCTTTCTGGGTGGCGAAACAGATTCTACAACTAGGAATGGGTGATGCCTTAGATGATTGGTTGATAGAGAAAATCCAGCTTCTCCGTACTGGTTCAGTGGTTGCTTCAGGGATCAAGCGGGTGGAGCAG ATACTTTGGCCTGATGGGATATTCATTACAAAACATCCTAAGAGGCGACCCCCATCCGCTCCCAACTCATCTCATAGCTCACCTCATGGCCAGCAACCCATGGATGCATCTTCACCTAAACTAAGTTCACCTCTAGGCCATCAACCAACAGAAATATCTTCACCTAGACCAAGTGATGACCAACTAAAATATGAAGCGGATCGGCGTGCTAAATTTGTATATGAGCTGATGATCG ATAATGCACCATCTGCCATTGTAGGGCTTGTTGGTCGGAAGGAATATGAACAATGTGCTAAGGATCTCTATTTTTTTCTTCAG TCATCAGTCTGCTTGAAGCAACTGGCTTTTGATCTTCTTGAGCTGCTGCTTTTATCTGCATTTCCAGAATTGGATCATGTCTTCAGGCAGTTGCACGAAGAAAAGCATAGATTTGGTGATTTTAAtccaaacaagtaa